The following proteins are encoded in a genomic region of Xenopus laevis strain J_2021 chromosome 3L, Xenopus_laevis_v10.1, whole genome shotgun sequence:
- the bid.L gene encoding BH3-interacting domain death agonist isoform X2, with the protein MWAGLQAEGAEQEAGIGRQTVVLASRLQGGCISRMTLSVEKILLSYLEIDLKNNEVWEELNLFSGRGMKRGPMRQQGVSMRCCEGDLETDGNVPLKSTDIIQLEEEDEELCRRIAAQLAEIGDKLEREMKIKPEVVDGLVDAMLNNTLDEEHLAATVQSLVQTAPPGVEQELATVAVAMILTKKAVTNAPSLLHNICHTTTQFVERNYRACLERLARQR; encoded by the exons ATGTGGGCGGGGCTGCAGGCTGAGGGGGCGGAGCAGGAAGCAGGAATTGGAAGACAGACAGTGGTGCTGGCGAGTCGGTTACAAGGTGGCTGcatatca AGGATGACACTCAGTGTAGAAAAGATCCTTCTCTCCTACCTGGAGATCGACTTAAAGAACAATGAAGTCTGGGAGGAGCTGAACTTGTTTTCGGGAAGAGGGATGAAGCGGGGACCAATGAGGCAACAGGGAGTGTCGATGCGTTGTTGCGAGGGGGATCTGGAAACGGATGGAAATGTCCCATTAAAATCTACAGACATAATTCAATTGGAAGAAG AGGATGAGGAGCTGTGCCGCAGGATTGCCGCTCAGTTGGCGGAAATCGGCGATAAACTGGAGCGAGAGATGAAGATAAAACCAGAGGTAGTCGACGGGCTAGTGGACGCCATGCTCAATAACACGCTGGATGAGGAG CATTTGGCAGCCACAGTCCAGTCGCTGGTGCAGACAGCGCCCCCGGGGGTGGAGCAGGAGTTAGCCACCGTGGCCGTAGCCATGATCCTGACCAAGAAAGCCGTGACCAACGCCCCCTCTCTGCTCCACAACATCTGCCACACCACCACACAGTTCGTAGAGAGGAACTACCGCGCTTGTTTAGAGCGTCTCGCCCGACAG AGGTGA
- the bid.L gene encoding BH3-interacting domain death agonist isoform X1, which yields MQRHTGNYPLHNALGHSETAETVRESVSSTGRDISAASLYQGRMTLSVEKILLSYLEIDLKNNEVWEELNLFSGRGMKRGPMRQQGVSMRCCEGDLETDGNVPLKSTDIIQLEEEDEELCRRIAAQLAEIGDKLEREMKIKPEVVDGLVDAMLNNTLDEEHLAATVQSLVQTAPPGVEQELATVAVAMILTKKAVTNAPSLLHNICHTTTQFVERNYRACLERLARQR from the exons ATGCAGAGACACACAGGGAATTACCCCTTGCACAATGCTCTGGGTCACTCAGAGACAGCAGAGACAGTGAGGGAGTCAGTGAGCAGCACAGGGAGAGACATCAGCGCTGCGAGTTTGTACCAGGGAAG GATGACACTCAGTGTAGAAAAGATCCTTCTCTCCTACCTGGAGATCGACTTAAAGAACAATGAAGTCTGGGAGGAGCTGAACTTGTTTTCGGGAAGAGGGATGAAGCGGGGACCAATGAGGCAACAGGGAGTGTCGATGCGTTGTTGCGAGGGGGATCTGGAAACGGATGGAAATGTCCCATTAAAATCTACAGACATAATTCAATTGGAAGAAG AGGATGAGGAGCTGTGCCGCAGGATTGCCGCTCAGTTGGCGGAAATCGGCGATAAACTGGAGCGAGAGATGAAGATAAAACCAGAGGTAGTCGACGGGCTAGTGGACGCCATGCTCAATAACACGCTGGATGAGGAG CATTTGGCAGCCACAGTCCAGTCGCTGGTGCAGACAGCGCCCCCGGGGGTGGAGCAGGAGTTAGCCACCGTGGCCGTAGCCATGATCCTGACCAAGAAAGCCGTGACCAACGCCCCCTCTCTGCTCCACAACATCTGCCACACCACCACACAGTTCGTAGAGAGGAACTACCGCGCTTGTTTAGAGCGTCTCGCCCGACAG AGGTGA